In Entelurus aequoreus isolate RoL-2023_Sb linkage group LG12, RoL_Eaeq_v1.1, whole genome shotgun sequence, the DNA window GTGAAATGCACCGACGAACAGAGGAAagtatgaattgattaacgtggaccccgacttaaacaaattgaaaaacttattcgggtgttaccgtttagtggtcaattgtacggaatatgtactgtgcaatctactaaaacaAGTCTGAATCAATCAAAGTGGATATGACGAAAGACATGGGCTGGCATTGTTTAGTAGAGATAGGAAATGGGCTGAGAGCTGCCATTACTTGGCCAAAAAGTAACTTTCATTTACTAATCCGCACTGTGTAAACTGTAACTGTTGCACTTCCCCAAAGTGCAACCTGCATTTTTTTCCATTATAAAGATAATACATgattagatattacactaatCGGTTTTGTCACATAGCAAAGCGTACACAGATAATATACTAGAGTATATTGACCTACAGTtgattggttttagcatctttgtGCATTTCTTTGATAGTTGTTTATTGGATAACTACCTACCAAAAAACATGCAGTTTTTGCGTTTCATTTGGAAAATCACGAAATTATCTGTACCAAAACGTGACCTTAACTTTACCAACCCGTAATTATTGCGTCCCGTTACATACTTACACGCAATCGTCGATTACATGTTTCCATACGTTTGACGTGGGGAAATTTGATTTTACGTCATTAGGGGCAAAAATCGCGACGAACGAGCTAGCATTACGTGAATCTTGCTAAAACACTGACCGGTCTTTTGTGCTCACTACTCAAGCTAAAATGCCTAAAAATGACCGCAATTGCTTGAATTAATCCACGCCATCAACCAACGCCAATAAATTGTATTAACAATAAAATAGGAAGGGGCCCTCAACATCATCGGTCCTATTTGCTATGCCAACAATATAAACTCGCAGTAGCATGTAGCTAGCCGCCTTAGCACACCAGAGACGGAGCACTCAGATAACAGTTAATATAAACATAGTATCGAAGATTTTCAAATTCGGcaagaacatattttttttaaatatacataaaaatgtaaaataatgctCAGAACAAGTATACACATCACGTGTTCAAAAAGAGCGTCGACGCTTCAATACTTTTCGTCGCAGCGGtttagttttacaatataacctgGCATATATCACGTattttataaatgtgtatgtatatataagtccGGATATATAGCGGTTTAATTCCCATTTGAGATAATTACACCTACCTTTCAGACTGTAGGGCGCGTTCACTTGCTTCTGAGTGAAAGAAAATGGCGACGGCTGCTTAAAAGGCCAGAACTACTTTCTGCTCAGACCAGGTAACGCCTCCGCGGAGTGCTTTTTCTCTAAGCCTCATCACCGAAGATTAAATTATTGAATATATACGGGtcaaagcaaaaaatgtttttattttttttaccagtttTGCACTTTATTGCAAAATGTGTTTAGTTTGCATGTATGCTGGAATCATTACAGCAAGTATGAAAAATACAATATTCAACTACAGTATAGGCAAAACTAAGGCATCTAAGAAACAAAAACACAGTGCCTCTTTTGACATTCACTCGAAGCCCTGAGTCCCTCAATTCGGTTGAGCATCATCTCTGTAGTTAAAAGCAACTGCCAAAGACAACATATCAATGTGATTGTGTGAACCAAAAAAGTTAGGTGAAGAACATAGTACATCTGTTACACATCTGGCTGCCATTCATGACACTTTATTTCAACAACTGTCACTTCAAAAAAAGGATATAAAATTCGACTTGTTAGCACAAATTGAATGAATGGGAGAGGCTGGAATGTCTTGTCCTCACAGCAGTTCAGTGAGAAATTGATGGCAATGGGATGATTTTAGGTGGTATTCAAAATGAGGCACGATATGTTCCATCATGTGccccttattaaataaaaataacacagaAAGGGAAAACCATCTTTGTATTAAGttctaaaaagaaaaacaagcacAAAAAAATCCCACTGAGCACAATAAAATACGTTTGGATCTAAAGCGACGTTCATGAAACCAAATTAGAGTAAGTCAAAGAGCTTTACCCAACCCAATGTTTGTATAAATGTTGATTTAATGCTCCTTTACACAAGTaaacaaaaaaggtaaaaaaagacATGAATAAAAGTGAGCTGAATATCTGCAAAATAAGCCAGAAATTATAAAAGATCAGCATAGACCTATTGAACATTCTTAATTGAAAACTACAGGTATAAATGTAGCTTAACTGACAATCTGCAGCAAGAACAAAAAAGTGGGACTCTGTGCTGCAGGTGTTGAAACAATTTCCATTCTGAAGTTTCCAAAAACGACGCAGACTGATGGGAGTCAGGAAGCTGACCAAATGACCGCCACGGAAAGTCCGCAACACACCTAAAAAGAAAGATGCCATGGTCGCTCTTGTTTAGAACAAACAGTTCTTCATTCGAATGTTGCTTACCTTGAGCTTAGTAAGGAGCGTAGCGTTGTACATAGTGCTCCTTCGGCCGCGGCACCGGGTACGGGCCTCTAGCCACAGGCACGGGCGACAGGCGTTTTCGCTCGTAGGCATAGCCTGCCGAGGAGATGGGTACTCGGCTGATTGGGTTGTGCTCTCTCGCATAGTAAGCCGCGGCGGCGGAAGCGGATGGCACTGGAGGAGGCGGGGGGCGCCGGTCGTACGGATCCATACCCGAGTACTTTGGGAGGGAAGAGGGGGGAGGaggtgggggagggggagggggaggagggAGATAGGACATACGGCGTTCCTCGAAATAGCTTGAGCCGTAAGGGCGAGCTCTGTACTTCTCATAGTAGTCAACACTGCTGCTATAAGCACGTTCACGGGCGTAAACTGGTGACCTCTCACCGTACCGATCTCCCACCTCAGCGCCACCAGGCCTCCGCGGAGGGGGCGGCATTCCTGCGTCATAACTTGGCCGACTATACGCAGAGCCTGGCATGTAATCAGATGGAGCGGGGGCCATACCGTGGCCACCCCTGCCGGGGCCACCCCGTCCGGGGCCTCCCCTTCCGAAACCTGGGGGACCGCGTGGAGATCCCAGACCGCCGTGACCTCTCATGTCTTCTTCGTTCTGGCTATTGTTGCGATCGACTGGACAATCTTTTGACCAGTGACCATGTTTCCCGCAGACAAAGCATCCGGTATGAGCTCCCATTCCCGGGGCGGTGCGAAGCCGACTGGTGGACAGTTGTACACTCATCAGTTTGCCTTGTAAGGAGAGAGAAGACACGCATGAGACCGGAAGCTTCGCACACGAAAGCTCTCACCGACTTTAAAGACACGCTAAATGCACTTGACAGAGTTGAACGGTGTAAAACTGCAGCGGCAGGAGCTATTTACCGtctttgtaaaaaattttttttaaaaaggaggcaAAGAGAGGTAATTTTAAGTCCGCCTGATGAGTGAAAGCAAAGGTTAGCGTCGCTGCCTTTATAATGGGAACATTTTTAGCTAATTATTTGTACTAGTCACGAGGAGGTATACAGCAAGAGCACACAATCCAAAAGGCTAACTAACTCTCCCCCACCCAAGAGTTCACCTTTGAAGGCAGTGTTGTCCATCTTATTAATGGCTTCCATGGCATCTTCCATTCTTTCCATGTGAACAAAGGCAAAGTCCTTCACTACATCACATTCGACTACCGAGCCAAACTCTTCAAACTTGACCCGCAAAATTTTGTCGGTAACGCCTTCTCCTAAGTTGCCTACATGCAACTTGGTGCTGGACTTTGGCCTGCCTTTGCTCAGCTCCACGTTAATGCGCCAGCCTTTCAGCTGGTGCTGGTCGAGGTGCCGAATGGCCTCCTCCGCCTCGGACAAGCTGCTCATGTGCACAAAGCCAAAGTTTTTGACTATGTCACATTCAGTGACTTTACCATACTTCTCAAAGAGGCCTCGAAGCTCTTCTGCGCTGCTGTTGCAGGCAAGATTGCCGATGAATATTTTCACCATGACTGGCACTGGAACCTACGGGAGTCAAAGGAATCATGTCAATTCATAACCACATATATGATTTTATAAAACTTGCACAGAGCATCACTCACTATAAAAACCCTGTTGCTTTTGCTGTCCTATTATTACCCAATTTTGAATATTCATTCAGAATCAATTTTCTAAAATGTGCTTGGCGCTCAAGATAACTTATAGGAAGTTGTTGATTTTTTGTGAAACGCAGCATTATAATGTGATCATGTGACCAACGATGAACCATACAGCAGCTAACACAGCAAATCGAACTCTGCTCTGCAAACGTGATTAAAGTTTCAAACAAGGCGGTTGTAAATGTGGTATTCACTATATGACGTACATTAAGAACAACCTCTACTACAAGCTAACAACgtgtgctaatgctaacatgtggCTGAAAGTATTGTATTCGGTTATAAAGTGCAGTTCGACTCATATATCTATTGGTTCCAATAGAACATCAAAAgtaaaatgtgtttaataatGCGAGGTTGACTCGAAAACACTTCAAATAATCCAGTTTTGCAATGCTAGCTTCGAACGTTTAGCGAATGAAGGCGGACACCTTAAATAAGCTAATAAGCTAGCTGGAAAACATCGCTGATTAAGGCAAACACGACAAGAATAAGTAACACCGGGAGAGGATGTAATATAAGTTCTGGGTGCGTTTAGGGCGCCACTATTTGACCTTAAAATATTTTAACTTACCGGTAAAAAAGAGAAACAGGCCTCAGCGCCAATGAATGAGGAGGGAAATGGCGCCTGTTCTGTGGCGGTGACGCTTCGTCTACCTCTGTGAGGATATTCGTGCGGCTCAACGCCACAAAGGCACGTTGCTGCCCCCCACAGGACATTTGTGGCGGACAAAGGATGATTTCAGTCCTTCGAGGGCTCAACAGAGGGCACTGCGATTCAGAACGTATGTGGCGACAGATTAACAGCTGCTGataaaagtatgacttattttttttgccatacaATTGTTACACAATGATTTGCCAATGCCATCAAcctgcaacttgagggttgcaggttcgatccccgcttccgccatcctagtcactgccattgtgtccttgggcaagacacttacccacctgctcccagtgccacccacactggtttaaatgtaagttagatattgggtttcacaatgtaaagcgctttgagtcacttgagaaaaagcgctatataaatgtaattcacttcacttcacattctgCAGTGATTGAATCTGCTGTACGATATTATTACATATAGTTCAACTAGGTACGGACCACAGTGAGCACGCCCACACACAGGGCACAAAAAACATCAACTCATGGCTtgctaaactattttttttatttgagattAAACACAGTATTTGGTTATAGGTCCAACAGTATTAATCCTCATTGTAATATTAAGATATTTAATCATACATGAATGCAGTATATCAGCATAtctaaatattctaaaaaatacAGTTCACATATACAAATCCTCTCTTACACTTTGAGAGCATACAGTGTAAAACCATTATGAAcaccaaatgtatttatttcttaTACAGTTACTTCAAAAACAAAAGCTATATGTCTTTCAAGTATCTCTGGGGGATAGGTGGGCCTTAACTGTACAGTGCACATtgcataaataatataaatatgatacaaaacaaatttaATGTAGTGTGAATGACATTACATAGGTCAAAAAGAAAATTCCCTTTTCAATTTCTTTCGTGAGTCCAGTCGGGAAAAAATCTATGAGAAAGGGTCTGCTTGTCGAGAGGAAGTATGTTTGGCTATTGGCATTACATCGTCTCTTTGACAGTCTAATAAAATGACACCATCATTTGGGGATTTTGAGTCATGGTGACAACACTTGGCCTCATTCAATCTAGTATGACAGTAATTGCATAATTGTTTTGATGGATCTCATCATCTCTCATAGCATCAACAGGCAGTGTACTCAAATTAAATTACAGCTACAGTGTCACGGCTGGTTACAGCCTTTTATGTTgggttttgttagtgttctccCGTGTTTTGcattagttcctgtcctgtgcctttattttggcggcttttccggttttgttggtgttgTCCCATGGCTGCTTCACCACTGTCCCAGATAATTTTTCCTCATTTGTTTTCTGTTTGTGATCAAGACTATTCAAGTTGATCCTTTTTCTACTTTCGTTGTTGGGACATTCTTGATGTTGTTGCTATCTGTACTGGTGACTATTGACGATCCTTTGATGCCAAGCTCTCGTAAACTCAAAATTTGTGGATGCCATTTACTCCACAATTCCTGTGAGTGTTTTGCTGGGTTTcagcagtttgttttgtttactttcatAGTCTGTCTGTTTATTGACTTTCTCCATGTTATATGCATAATGTTAATTTGACTCTCAGTAAACTATCAAGCTGCCTTTTTGGCTGggaaatagaatttaaaaatagcttttttttcctttttgttaATTAATGTCAGAGTTTTTAAAGTCTTCTAGTACAATATACAGTAAGCCCATATGCTGTTGGCAatcacggtgtgtgtgtgtgttcccttTTGTTTCCATTTAAACTGGtgcaaagcactttgtgttgttcttcccaccttctaccttcctagtcacgtccgttgtgtccttgggcaagacacttcaccctttgcctctgatggctgctggttagcgccttgcatggcagctcccgccatcagtgtgtgaatgtgtgtgtgaatgggtaaatgtggaaatactgtcaaagcgctttgagtaccttgaaggtagaaaagcgctatacaagtataacccatttatttatccatgAAAAGTGCTGTAGAAATAAAgtaataattatattttgatatgtttcacgtaaaatccaaaatCGCCCTAATTTTTCTTGCTTGGATTTGGAAGGACAATCTCATCCATGCTGTCAAACGCTGCTCTCATGGCCTGTCAGAATGTAGACGTTGCTAAGGGCTGACGGGTCGTCGGTCGGTGTGCTCTGGAGAATGATGTCTCTAGAAAGTTGAaatcatattaataatacatttgtagAGCATTGTCATTCAAAATACTGTGTATAGAtgtttaaaaataatgtaaacacaGTATAGGCATAAAATGAAAGAGTAAACAAGTGGGTTTAGTGTGGCCTCAACAACTTCCAAACAGAATGTTTGTCTGACATCTGTCTTGGTTTTCATTGCAGGTGTCTTTTTCCCTTCCGATACGATAGCGATATTGCAGCCTTAAATATcggccaataccgatatcaatccaatacgatatcagcacaaatcatatatACTCgtattacttattttatttaaacaagtcAAATTTAAGGAACTTCCGGCTGAGCATGGTCGGTGCAGGACGTGCTTAGCGGGGGCTCTGTAGAaaggtgacttttcttatatctTATTGGCACTTTTACTAACTCCATACTTTTTCCTGGCCTGTTGTGTGCAGCTATTTTTTGTGGACTGCGCCGGTGATTTCCGCAATGTCTGGACGGAGGAAATCTGACAAGCCGGGCCGCGCCAAGCCTCGTGCATCTCCAGATCCAGATATCATGGAGAAGTCGGTCTTTGACTCTTTAAAAACCTAACAACCACACGTGCGTCATTGCATCTAAATATACGATTacttttaaatgaggattttttgGATTTTGTTTCGCGtcaaatagatttttttgtgCTCTTGAACAAGTCACCCGGGATGTTGGACTTTGGGGGGCGCTGAAGTCATACATTAGGTGGGAGACTAGTTTAGACACAATGCATAACTGTTATAACTTGTACTCTACCTATCAAAACCCATATACTTATAAGGAAAGGCTCTCGCTACAGGCAGAACTTGATATCCTCGCGACAGACTGTGCTACGGAAAAAATACTCAGTACAAGATCTCAGTTTTATGAACATGGCGATAAAGCTGGTATTAACTATTGGCTCATCTACTACGCCAGAAATCAGCATCTCATTATCATTCGCAAATTCAGTTTGATTCACGTATAGTAGTTAACGATGATCTTGAGATCATTAATGTATTTAGGAATTTCTATGCGTCCCTCtactccagtgtttttcaaccttttttgacccaaggcacattttttgcgttgaaaaaatccggaggcacaccaccagcagaaatcattaaaaaacgaaactcagttgacagtaaaaagtcgttgtcgcaattgttggatatgactttaaaccataaccaagcatgcatcactatagctcttgtctcaaagtaggtgtactgtcaccacctgtcacatcacgccgtgacttattttgacttttttgctgtagtgttttagttcttgtcttgcgctcctattttggtgcctttttctctttttttggtattttcctgtagcagtttcatgtcttcctttcttttttttatttcccgcatctactttgttttagcaaccaataatatttcagttgtttttatccttctttgtggggacatatttgattgtcatgtcatgttcggatgtacattgggacgccgtctttgctccacggtaagtctttgctgtcatccagcattctgtttttgtttactttgtagccagttcttttttagtttcgttctgcatagccttccctaagcttcaatgccttttcttaggggcactcaccttttgtttatttttggtttaagcattagataccttttgaccTGCACACTAAGCATctagggttagaattgggggttaaatcaccaaaaatgattcccgagcacggccaccgctgctgctcactgctcccctcacctaccaagggggtgatcaagggtgatgggtcaaatgcagagaataatttcaccacacttagtgtgtgtgacaatcatgggtactttaactttttttttaaacgctgcctcctgctgtttccgacatctacaaagcaattagctaccggctgccacctactgatatggaagagtattacacggttactctgccgagctctagacagcactgacactcaacagcaacacataatttgcagactataattactggtttgcaaaaaatatttttaacccaaataggtgaaattagataatcttccgcggcacaccagactgtatctcatggcacacttgAAGTTTTTTTTCTGGTGAGAAACCATAACACTTAATTTGTCATGATTTAGCTTGTTACCTTCTTTTGATGCTAATAAACAATGGTAACTAGAGAGGGATTTAGTGTTATTGGAACTGGTGCTGTGTTACAATACTTTAATTGCAAACAAAGAAGGCATTTTTGTAAAGGTGGGCAGTATGCCTCATGATTGAATTGCATCAACACAGGACGCAAGGTTCGACTTTTTTTTTAGGCGTACATCACGCTACACAATAAGATTTGGAGGGGGATGACTGTGCTCGCGTTAATGCAGCAGCATACACACATTGCAGATGGAATAGAGCAAAAGTACAGAACCATGGAAATACCTAGTAAAGGAGGAACATGGAAGAAAATAAGATGTATGACAACCAGTGTTTAACTACTTTCACTACTacgggggaataatgaacaaaaaATAATTGAAGTGATAATCATGTAATCCCACAATAGCCTGTCTGTAGACAAGGGGACATACAGCTACCAAAGCACATGCATTTCCTGTATTAATTTTCTAAAGCAATTAGCATAACACTGGTGACAATACAACAGTTCATAAAACTGAAATCCATCAAAGTTGGATCTTGACGAATTGTCAGGTGGCTATAGGTGTGAGTCATTACCTTGGGAAACTATAGGGAAAACTAGAGAAGAAACCAGTAACAAAATAACATGCAAAATACGGTGGAAATAAGAACAAGACAGGAACGTGGCGTGACAATACGTTAAAGGAAACTGTATATGTAGCATTAACTTCACTATGGTGATCAAATAGGTTTTGTGCCTCTAAGTGGGTTTTGATTAGGTGGAAACGGGCCCAAATGGCTTTTTTGGTGCAAAATATTGCCAACCCCTGGTCTAGCCAAACATTCAGGGGTAATATGGCGCTCACTGGCTGCCCTCTGTAGTTTTGTAGAGAGCAAATTTGTCTTGCACATGTTTTTTTCGGTATTAAGCGTACCCTTAAGAATGAATTAATAATGAAAACCAAGGTACAGTATCACTGTACAAGGTGTTAAGAGCTTGTTGTTCAGGGATACAAACTGACATCTGTCTGAAAAGTAGGTTTCAAGTCTGCCAAGTAAAACAAACCTAAAATCAAAGTCAAACCAACAAAGTTACTAAATTTGCATACCTGTTAGTTCCCAAAACTCGGAATACTCGACTCTCGTCTGTAATCTCTTGGGTGACCTGCAAATAAATGTCCAGTCAAATGGATCAGGTGAAGGATTTGCACTCTTGCATTAATCTTAAAACGTAATTTACCTCATTAGAGTGAAAACTCTTCCCTTTAAGGCCATGCTTCCAGAAAGCTAATACACTGTCCTGCAAGCAAACTGccacaaacaaaataaatgtaaatcaaaaaggtagtaagtaagtaagtaagtaagggtGCGTTTGCGTGTTCGCTTAAAATAAACTGTAGTCAGTTTGCTTTGCTAGTAAGATTTATTTGGTTAAAAGTGATCGTGAACCGAGAACAATTTAGGGATTAGTCTTGGTCCGCTTGCTAATGGAGTctatgattcattttttttaaaagtttttgatCCAGACTACAAGCGTGAACACACCCTTAGTAATTTATTTTAAGTGATCGTGATGTTGCTGTTACCGAGCGTTTCAATGGGGAAGTCAAAGACCATTTCAGCAGCAAACTCCTCGGATGGAAGACCCTGCAGGTTGACAATCTTCACGCTTTCTGTAGCATCAAAGACCACAGTTAGCACATTAGCATCATTCCGAAGCTTTGCTGTCACTTTGATAGACTTGACTTACTTTCTAATGCAATGAGAACAGTGTCTCTGTCCAACTGGCTGACCTGGACGGCCTTGACTTCACCATTTTCTGCAAAGAAACATTGTCAGGAAGTGAGTTCCAGCTCTATGAACAGGAAGTAAACCAGTGCTATCACACCTGGCTCTGAAATGGCCGTGCCATTCAGCTCGATGATATCAAACTTGAGTTTCTGGCTGGCGGATTGGTTCCCATTGGTGCAGCCTCTCACCCCGACACATAGCTGAGGAAACTCGTCGgtgaccaacaccagcagctcaAATATTGGCAGAGAGTCCGGTAGCCTTGTGGTTATGTGCTACGAGCAGAGCACAGAAATCGGAATACTTTGAAAGCACcaataaagttgtttttattttttttacatgcaacACCACAAACCTTTAGATGCATGAACTTCTGGAGGGGCTCATACCACAAAAGCAGAACAAGGCCAGATGGAACTGCTCCGCACAAAAAAGTACTGTCCGTGTAGGGGTTTCTAGCTAAAAGACACAACAAGTTACGTGATTTG includes these proteins:
- the LOC133661684 gene encoding RNA-binding protein 4.1-like, producing MVKIFIGNLACNSSAEELRGLFEKYGKVTECDIVKNFGFVHMSSLSEAEEAIRHLDQHQLKGWRINVELSKGRPKSSTKLHVGNLGEGVTDKILRVKFEEFGSVVECDVVKDFAFVHMERMEDAMEAINKMDNTAFKGKLMSVQLSTSRLRTAPGMGAHTGCFVCGKHGHWSKDCPVDRNNSQNEEDMRGHGGLGSPRGPPGFGRGGPGRGGPGRGGHGMAPAPSDYMPGSAYSRPSYDAGMPPPPRRPGGAEVGDRYGERSPVYARERAYSSSVDYYEKYRARPYGSSYFEERRMSYLPPPPPPPPPPPPSSLPKYSGMDPYDRRPPPPPVPSASAAAAYYAREHNPISRVPISSAGYAYERKRLSPVPVARGPYPVPRPKEHYVQRYAPY